Within the Candidatus Saccharibacteria bacterium oral taxon 488 genome, the region GGCATTAGTATGCACATTCACCACGTCGTCCAGGTCGTCCAGCGCATCAACCACCTTCATCAATTTCTGCGCGGTTTCCGAATCGGCAATCTCGACCGGCGTATTAGCGATGTAGCGCAGCTCGGCGTCTTTTACCTTCAAGCCCTGCTCAACCAACTGATTTCTGACACTCGCCAAATCTTTCAACTCCGTGTAAACAATGATCTCGCCGTCCTCCTCGACCGCATCTTCGGCACCAGCATCCAGCACTTGCAGGAGCAATTCTTCGCCCGTGCCTTCCACGGTGATCACACCCTTACGAGTAAACTGAAACGCCACGCTGCCAGCGTCAGCGATGCGCCCGCCGTTCTTCACTAGCGCGGTTTTCACTTCCGGCAAGGTGCGGTTGCGATTGTCGGTCGCTGTCTCGATGATGATGCCGACACCGCCCGGGCCGTAACCTTCATAGGTAATTTCTTCCAGTGCCGCCGCGCTTTTATCCGCCACGCGGTCAATCGCCCGCTGGATGTTGGCGCTTGGCATGTTAGCGGCCTTGGCTTTCTCGATGGCCATTGCCAAACTTGCATTTAGTGTCGGATCAGTGCCGCCGCGCGCAGCGATCGCAATTTGGTTACCCAACTTGGTGAAAATCGCGCCACGCTTCGCATCAACAATCGCTTTCTGCCGGTGCGTGGTCGCCCATTTACTGTGTCCTGCCATGTGTCTATGCCTCCAGAAAATTCGTTTCTTTTAGTATAGCAGAAAATGGGCGATGGGTTAACTATCAGGCTAGTCTGCACCCTCAAAGCTATTGAGGTCTGTACGTCAGAAGCATTCCGCCTCTGCGACTACGACGAAACAGCTATCTGAGCTAAGCTTGTCAAAAGGCCGCTCAAAATAACGGGGAAAGTCAAAACCGTATGGCGAGTCCGGGTATAGCCTAATAGAAACCGATGGTATCAAGCCCTGCTTAGTGAATTTTGCTAACTTACAGGCAATCCTTTCTTCAGCCTTACTACGATCCTCGTCTTCATTCCACTCTCCGGGCCTTTCGAAGTTAAGCTCTTCGAACTCTTTACCAAGATAGAGTATAGGAACTGTCCTGCTGTAGCCATAGCGGTCCGGAAAATCTCCCTCCTCTTCTTCACGCAACCTCTCATCAATTGTTGGCACTGAATAATATTTTGAACGACTATTATTAGGATCATTATACCAAGCCAAATCGGCTTCTCCTATGCCCTGTGTTAGCTTTTTCATTAGCTCACCCAGTTCATACCTTACAGATTTGGTGACGCCTAGCGCAAACCTCAAAAATGACAAATCAACACATAGGGGATCTGTCTCTTCTTCGATCTCCTCAGAGGTCTTAATTCTGTTATGCCTTAGCGCTACTAGCTGACCGAGCAATTTACCAATGTCTGTATCTATCTCTTTTACGGCAAATTCAAGCCGCTCATGCTTAGGTGCCAGATCAGTTATCACCGCACTTTGTAGCGCTTGATTCCCCACCTTCATACGACGCTTTTTATCCTTTTCATATCGTTCCATAAGCGCCTCGACCTGCTCCCGAGTATCCTCTTCAATACATGAAATGCTATCCTGTGTTTCACTCAGAATATCTCGTATGCCTCTTTTGCCCATTTCACTCCTCCACAATAAGTAATGTTAGTTGCCTCACCAGCCGCTACCCGAGGGCTAAACCCGAACCCGTGCTCACTCACCCCGAGGGATTAGCTGAATAAACCCATAGTAGTACATGCATCAGGTTTCCTCAAGCATGAGCGAGATCGGCAGCCTGCCATAATCGTCCACGGCTACTCAACCACATTACTCTCACGCAGCCGCAGCCCGGTCTGTCGCCGCATCCACCACATTGCCCCGACAATGATAAGGTAGGTAATGATTACCCACAGCCAGCTCAAATTCGCCTCTAGCTGCGCCCAGTCCAGCCCCGCCAGCCACGTGGCGACGCCGACCATATACTGGAGCAGCCACGTCGTCGGCGCGGCGACGAGTCCAGCCACCACCGACACATCCGCGCACACACCAACCACAAAGGTCAGCAGCATCGCCAGCGGCACCAATGGCAAAATGAGCACATTCGCGATCAGCGCCACGTTACTGATCACGCCAAATGACGCCACCAAGAGCGACCACGTCATGATCTGGGCCGACACCGTCTCGCCGATAATCTGCCGGATCACCCCGGGCGGCTTCGCACCAAAAAAGTATCGCTGCAGTAGCGGCGCCAGGATAATCACCCCACTAAACGCCGCGAAGCTCAATTGCCAACCAAGGTCGTTCCAGCCAAACTGCGGATTGATAAGTAGCGTCATCGCCGCAGCGACCGGTAGCAGCACCAACGGATGAATCGTCCGGCCATAATACCACGCGGCTAGGCTGAGGCCCGCCACCAGCCCGGCCCGCGACATGCTCGGACTGAGGCCGGTCATCGCCATAAAGCCAATGATCATCACACCAGCGCTCAGTGCTGCCAGATATTTCGACACTTTGATGAACAGTCGCCGCGCCAGCCGCACCAAAATCGTCAGGTTATAGCCGCTGGCCACGATAACGTGCGTCAAACCCGCAACCTGCAGCGCCGTCATCAATTCCAGCGGCAATGCCCGCCGTAAACCCATCAAGAACCCGAGGCCCAGTGCCGCCTCCGACTCCGGCACGTACCGTCGTACCCGCTCCGCGAACCAATCCCGGACGCCCACCGCCACATCGCCCGGTTGCTCGCGCGTCACTCGCTCGACCGTTCCCCTGGACATCCGCGCCGCAAACGCCCCAAACCCATCGCTCAGCACACCCCGCACGGTGACCACGTCGCTGCGTTTAATCGCCTGGCTATGTCTCGTCACTACCCAGACACTGCCAGGCAGCCGCCGATCGTTACTCACGATGTCACCCAACCGCAGCACTGTCTGCCCCTTTTTATCAACATCAGGATCTTCCAGCACCCGCCCGCTCAGCCGCACCGTTTGGCCGATCAGCGTTTGATAGTGCTCCAGGCCAATCTGCCCCACACTGCCTCGCCACAGCCCAACCAGCACCCCACCGACTAGAGCCACTATGATCAGCCAGCGCCGCGCCCCAACGAGCGACGCTAGGGCCAATACCATTCCCGCCCCCAACCACATCCAACCAGCAAACAGCCCGTACGGCGCTCGCATCACGCTGATAACACCGATGACGATGCCGACACCAGCCGCCGCCAACAGCCACGACACATGCAAACGCTGGGTGAGGCCGAGAGACTTCATATAGTTAGTATACGCGAAGTGCGGCCAGACTTACATCAAATCACCTGAAATGGATACAATAAAAAATCCTAGTTCATGAACTAGGATTGTACTCCACTTGGAGGGCCCACCGGGGCTTGAACCCGGGACACCCTGCTTAAAAGGCAGGTGCTCTAACCAACTGAGCTATGGGCCCGCACATGACGCGCAGCGCAACGAAGCGAGAACGCGACTTTTCACATTTTATCACAGAGGAGCGGCATTTTCAACGCTTTGTTTTCTTGGCAGCGGGCGCCTTGGCCCGAAGCGGCAAGCTCATGTCAAGCAGCCCCGCCACCAGTCCGACGGTCGCCGCATAGCGCCACCAGTCGCTCAGCAATTTGTACGTCTTCATCGCCTCAGCGTCCAAGGTCATAAACTTGCCCAGTGGCCGCACTAGCACCGCCGCTGCTAGCACGCCGACTAGCACTGCCGAGATTAGCCGCAGTAACTTGCCAGGCCCCTTTGGCCCAGTAACTAATAATAGCACCAGCGGCCCCACCGTCAGGATGATCGTTGCTACAACACCGTTCGGCAATCCCGCCACGTTACCGACGCCTAGTCCGCCAATCACCCCAGCCAACCACTCTGCCCATAACTCCGCCAGCAGTGCACCAGCCGCCAGCGACAGCGCCAACATGCCAAATCGCCGGTTTAACACGAACGCTAACGCCGTCACCGCCACAGCCACGCCGCCAAACAACACCATGCTCATCGCTGCGCCCCCGCACTAAACCGCGCAGTGACGCCCGGCTTGATACCATGCTCCTTGGCACTACCCGCCGACAGCTCTAACACGTACCGCGCCGGAACTGGCGTGTGATATACCTCATGCGGCTCATTGTCAGGCCAGACATCACGCTTGACGTGCACGACCTTTTTCTTGGCATCTAGCCAGATAATATCAATCGGGACGCGCATATCCTTCATCCAAATTGGTATATCACCGTCTTTCTCGGCCACGAACAACATCCCCTCGCTCTTACCCAGCTCCTGCCGACCGCCCAAGCCCCGCGCCCGCGTCTCGTCCGTATCAGCGACCTCTACTCGAAATGTACCCTTACCAATATCAACAGTCGTGTACGTTTTATTCATCTGGCGCGCCACCGCCCATACGCCGTAGCCGATCCCGGTCAACACGCCGAGCACGATCACCCAAACGATGATCCGCTGCACTATCGACACCGACTTCGCATTCATACTCCCATTATAGCAAGTTTATCTTCAGGCGCCGACTTTATCTTTTTTGTTGCCACGCTTGGCGTTGCGATTAATATAATCAATAATCCGACCAGCTACATTGCGGCCCGTGACTTTTTCGATGCCAAATCCTGGACTGGCGTTCACCTCCAGCACCAGCGCGCCGCGGTTCGAGCGCATAAAATCAACGCCGGCTACCACCAAGCCCATCGCCTTGGCGGCCTTGACGCACATTTTTTGCTCGTCCGGCGTCAACTTAACGACCGTCCCCTCGCCGCCTTTGTGCAAATTGCTGCGAAAATCATCATCCAAACTCTGCCGCTTCATACTAGCCACCACTTGACTACCGACCACAAATGCCCGAATATCGGTGCCGGCCGACTCCTTGATAAATTCCTGTAATAGCACGTTTGTGCCGTCAGAATCACTGAGGTAAAACGCTTGCATAACCGACTTAGCGGCTTTAATTGTCTCCGCCAGTACCACACCATTGCCATGTGTCCCGCGCGCCAACTTGATGATCGCCGGCGTACCGCCAATCTCATCCAGCAGTACATCGATATCCGTTTCATTGCGCGAGAACACCGTCTTTGGGATCGACACCCCAGCCCGGGCCAGCAGCTGCACCGATCGTAGTTTATCGCGCGAACGACTGATGGCGATAGACCGATTCATAAAAAATGCCTGTGGATTCGCCATCTCCAGCTGCCGCACCACTGCCGTCCCGTAGCGCGTCATATAGCTAGCAATCCGCGGAATGAACACGTCAAAGTTACCGATTTCCCTGCCGCGATAAATAACCTTTGGATGCCGCTCATCAATTGACACATAACAATTTTTATACTTGATAACTTTAATTTGATGGCCACGTTTTTCGGCCTCTTCTCTGAGGCGGAGGGTGGAGTAGTTGATGTTACCGTTAGATAGAATCGCAATATTCATAACTACGTATCCTTTGGTTTATGGTATTTTTTATAAAACTTGTGAGGATTTTTAGCTAGTTCTTTATTTAGCCTTATAGTCTGTGATTTCTTCTGGTTCCTTACTTCATTCATACTTACGTCAACCAAAAACTTACCGCTTAATGTCCGTCGTCCAATTAGCACTGGAAAATTATGCACAGCCCTATCAGACAGGCTAAATAACGCTTTAATCTTCTTGCCAGCCAATATAATGGTAAAATGTGTCCGATATTTTATAATTTCATGGCCAGAGGCGCTCTTAACCATCGCTACCGAATAATCGGTACGCCGAAACACCTTGCCGTTATAATACGGTGAGCCTTTACCAAATAGCGAGAACTTCAAGACACCGTCTTTATCAACGCGGATATTACTTGCCCACACTGATGAGCCGTCTGCACCTGTGTCAACTTTAGCTGGCACATTAACCGCCCGCCGACCAAAGTCCACCTTCACATTTCGACCAATGATGGTTTTTTGTGCTGTCATGCACCATATACTATAATCTAAAAACCTACATCAGTCAAGCTACGAAGCTGCTCGTTTGTAGGCAGCCAGAAGCTTGTCGACGTAGACAGCCGGAACATTAGCAGGCATGCCGACAAGTGGATCATAGTACGGCATAAGGCCCGGGGATGCATTTATTTCAATTAACTTCGCCCCTTGGAAATTATCGGGAGCCATAATGTCAACACCGCAGATAAACAGGCCGAAGTATTCAGTAACTCGCACAGCCATCTGCTTC harbors:
- a CDS encoding RimK family alpha-L-glutamate ligase — its product is MNIAILSNGNINYSTLRLREEAEKRGHQIKVIKYKNCYVSIDERHPKVIYRGREIGNFDVFIPRIASYMTRYGTAVVRQLEMANPQAFFMNRSIAISRSRDKLRSVQLLARAGVSIPKTVFSRNETDIDVLLDEIGGTPAIIKLARGTHGNGVVLAETIKAAKSVMQAFYLSDSDGTNVLLQEFIKESAGTDIRAFVVGSQVVASMKRQSLDDDFRSNLHKGGEGTVVKLTPDEQKMCVKAAKAMGLVVAGVDFMRSNRGALVLEVNASPGFGIEKVTGRNVAGRIIDYINRNAKRGNKKDKVGA
- a CDS encoding DUF192 domain-containing protein; amino-acid sequence: MNAKSVSIVQRIIVWVIVLGVLTGIGYGVWAVARQMNKTYTTVDIGKGTFRVEVADTDETRARGLGGRQELGKSEGMLFVAEKDGDIPIWMKDMRVPIDIIWLDAKKKVVHVKRDVWPDNEPHEVYHTPVPARYVLELSAGSAKEHGIKPGVTARFSAGAQR
- a CDS encoding YebC/PmpR family DNA-binding transcriptional regulator, coding for MAGHSKWATTHRQKAIVDAKRGAIFTKLGNQIAIAARGGTDPTLNASLAMAIEKAKAANMPSANIQRAIDRVADKSAAALEEITYEGYGPGGVGIIIETATDNRNRTLPEVKTALVKNGGRIADAGSVAFQFTRKGVITVEGTGEELLLQVLDAGAEDAVEEDGEIIVYTELKDLASVRNQLVEQGLKVKDAELRYIANTPVEIADSETAQKLMKVVDALDDLDDVVNVHTNADITAE
- a CDS encoding ComEC family competence protein, with protein sequence MKSLGLTQRLHVSWLLAAAGVGIVIGVISVMRAPYGLFAGWMWLGAGMVLALASLVGARRWLIIVALVGGVLVGLWRGSVGQIGLEHYQTLIGQTVRLSGRVLEDPDVDKKGQTVLRLGDIVSNDRRLPGSVWVVTRHSQAIKRSDVVTVRGVLSDGFGAFAARMSRGTVERVTREQPGDVAVGVRDWFAERVRRYVPESEAALGLGFLMGLRRALPLELMTALQVAGLTHVIVASGYNLTILVRLARRLFIKVSKYLAALSAGVMIIGFMAMTGLSPSMSRAGLVAGLSLAAWYYGRTIHPLVLLPVAAAMTLLINPQFGWNDLGWQLSFAAFSGVIILAPLLQRYFFGAKPPGVIRQIIGETVSAQIMTWSLLVASFGVISNVALIANVLILPLVPLAMLLTFVVGVCADVSVVAGLVAAPTTWLLQYMVGVATWLAGLDWAQLEANLSWLWVIITYLIIVGAMWWMRRQTGLRLRESNVVE